CATTCGGCGATCTAAGGCAAATTTCCTTGCCTTTATTCGTTTGTTGGATCAAGTTCATCACAGCCGGACCATTTATGCAATTCACCTTTATCAATCGTGTAAAACGGCATTgcaaaagccaattttttttatcgtaTGTGCCGGAAAAGGGAATCCCAGATTCCTGCCAATTTCAGGTCGTGGAATATCCGTTGGAAAGTATCAAATTGCGTCGATGAGTGTCAGTTTATCAACCCTATTGCAATTCCCCAATCCCTTTCACACCCCTTTTTAGCTGTTGACACCATTTGATGGAGCTATGCATGAACTACCCTATCATCCATCATTCTTCGACAATCTTAACATATTGCACTCTAGGATGAAGAACAGTTCAGCAGAAATTTCCTGATATTTTTAAACAGTGTCAACTatcaacaaggaaaagaaaaagggatcgAAGACGAGCTAACAATTATTTCCATTACATAGGTTCTCATTGTTTCAAGGGCAGAAGATGATATTTCAGGATCTGGAACTGGTTTCATGTGGGTTCATTGCTTTACCACAACCAATCCAAGTTCCCAGTTGCCTTTGACTGGTTCAGCTTTAGTGAGCTTACAGAGACAATACGTGCAGCTAAATGGGAAAGTTTTCCAAGGAGTCACGGGGATAAAGactttataatttatttaacattAGATACACTAGAGCTGTAACAACTATCTTCAACCAAGAGGTTGAGTTCAATCATCCACAGGGTGCATGTTCACTAGCGAGCTAATTTTAACATAAAATTCAGTTTGCTTTTTCTGCATAACTTACATCTCTGCAGCAAAGGATTTGCCGCAACCGCATGTTTGGGTAGCATTTGGATTTGTAAATGAAAAGCCTCCACCAATCAGAGCGTCGCTGTAGTCCAACTGCATTCCATACAAGAAGAGAAGGCTCTTTGGATCACAAACTGCAGAGGCAACAGGGAATCATAAGTGGCCAGCAGATGATTTTAGGAGATAGATAGTATCATAACTCTCGTAAAATCAAAGCAATGTATTTGAAAGTGATTTCTACTTTCTCTGCCATGTGTAAGCCAGAGATCACATATGCAGGAAATCGTACTCAAATTCAATGACTACCCATTGGACTGCAGAAACTAAGCAGGCAGCATACTTCATCGTCTTgggttttaaaattaatttgtgtaCTATCTGGTCTTTGCTAGAATAAAATTTTGGATGTTTAGGGCTAATCCTCTCAATACACTCAACAATCTGATATAGCCAAATCAAGTTGCTGATACCATATAATTGTCACCTAAACAGCAGGGAGGCAATAGATTTATCTTTCTTGCAAGTCATCAATCAGCAGGGAGAATTTGAGTGGGTTGTtccaccaaaaagagaagagTTGGGTAgttcattaaaaagaaagacatcaatgatgtcaaattcaagaaacaaaaaaaaaaaaaaaaaaaaaaatgtctgtTTTGGGGAAAAGCTTCAACAAAAAATATGGCTTAAGGGAAGATCTGCTCTAACGTGAAAGGAAGTCCTTTCAGGCAATTTACTGGAATAGAAAAGATGAGATGTTGAAGTGCCATTCAACTGTAAGGCATGCTGCAGCACAATGGATGACGCGTGGGGTCTTCTAACCATCCATCACAGACCCAAAGGTAGAACTTGAAAGCACTACAGAGTACAGACACATCCTTGCAGCTCAATTTTCACTAGCAGGACAATTAAGTACATTCTTTCTCCTTCCCACTTGAATACTTTCAGAATAAAGGAATTAAAAAGGTTCATCACAGGCTCCATCAAACACAAACTCTTGATCCATGATACTTTCAGTCCGATTGATGAGAATAATCatgtttaatataatttctaaaaaaattttccAGAATATACAAGGCTGTACTAAAATGAATTTAATTAGTTGATAGAAAATGCAGATATTCTGAGTAATCTACTCTATCAGAAGCCATAGACAACAAATCTGTATTAGAAGCCATTAAGGCACATCACCACTCAAAATAGCTAGCTGAGCAGCAAAAAACTAATCCTCAGCTGGCAGCGTCAAGTACTTAAAGTCTGTCATCTATAGCACTCTTAACTATCTACAACGTTTTGCTGGAAAATGACAGGCAACCTATTGCCTACGAAAATCtaaaaccaaaaaaggaaagatctGAAATCTAAAGTAAATgtcaaagatgatgatgatggacaATAACAACAAGAAGTACAGTGATAATGACATTAGatagataaagaagaaagaagacctAAATGGTAATGCccaattcaagaaaataaaaggataacTCCAAAAGACCAGGTTCCATTATAACCTTAAATAATGGTTACCTTCAATGGGTCAAAATTAGGAACCCCCAAATATTTGAAGATCCTCTATAACTTCTATGATTTCTACTTTTTTGCAAAATACATCTGTCATCTGCACCATCTACGAATAACAAAATATAGCATCCACAGGACTTGTGATAAAACCAAGGTTGCAGTACCAATGGCTATTTTCTTACTAAAGAGATAATAGGAAAACAACTAATCAATAAAAAGTGCAGAGCTCTACCTATAACAAAACCGTTATATTCAATTATGGAGTCATCAGGCCTTGCATTTTCCCTGTTCTCAAAGTCCATTGTGTAAGACATGCCAGAGCATCCACCTTGTCTGACACCAATTCTGAGACATAAATCTTCACTGCGCTCAGATCTCATCCTGTTCAAGTGCTTCAGAGCATTGTCTGTGAGGGAGATGGCAGGCTTCAGCTGTTCAGAAGCTGGCGCAGCTGTAACAAGAAGGACAATGCGCAAATTGGATTATGATCCTAGAGGAACCAAGAACATAATagccaaaagacaaaaatgcaatttgcaCACTTCAGCATCATGGAAAACATCGGATTTGCAATAATTCAACCAAATCTTTAAGGCAACCAGAGCTCACACAAccagaaaatgattttcctcgTCTCCCCCTTTCCCTTCAACGTTGCACTAATCATCGAAAAGCGGTAGACCCCAGTGTCTATCCCTGCCACATCACTGAAAAGCTCGACTAGAAGTAGTATCTTTGATCCAGCAAATCATGTTTTCGACACCATTTGCAACCAATCTGTCACCAAAACATCTTCAAAATTTGTTTGAAACAAGTTTAAAGATACAGACTTTCCTGACTCGCGCAATTCCTATTGCCAACCATCTATCATCGACAGCTTCTCTAGGTGCCATACAGTAACGAATAACTGAAAATTAGCCTCATCGATTTGCGAGCTGAAAACTGAAGACCCAACCACTTCACGAAGAGGATGGTAAGACCGTCCTAAGACTCTCCTTCCTCTTCACGTTCTAAAACGATCGATTCCTCCGCATCAAAATAATCACCACTCTTCACCAAACCGCCATTTCCACAACAACAACGACAAGCCACGGCgcgccgtcgccatcgccgccgccgtcgccatcgccagCCGTGCACGCGCGCGACGATCTCGCGACGGCGCCACCGCAACTAACGGGAAGAACCGAGCGGGGGAGATCGTAGTTACCCGAAACGGAAGCCGATCGAATCGGGGCGCTCCTCCTCCGGCCGGCGCCGGAGCTGCGCAATCGGAGGGAAACCGGACCGCCAGGGAAGGacaccgccgtcgccgtcgccgtcgccgccgccgccgtcgagcAACCGGGCGCGGCGCGGAGAGGAGGGCGGCAGCTGATGGCTGCTGCGGAAAACGCCATtggcgagcgagcgagcgagagctagagagagagagagagagagagagggaggagagagaagttcGTCACCTAACGGAACTCTAttccccatttttatttatttccgtctgatattttttcttttttcttttttctttttgggtgaaaatgatatttttcgTTTGTATTGGAGGGAAAATTTTTGtgaattcctccattttttgAGGCCACCAAAATTTTATTCATGTCCCTCTCTTCggaattaggaaaatatttttcgatttttagtTTCTTAAATTTACGAAAACATATATAATAATGCCCTCTTcggaattagaaaaatattttccaacttttcaatttcttaaatttacGAAAACTTGTAAAATGAAgatggaaatttaaattttgtttcattGTGTCTTCGCAATCCTCTTGATACTCaaattatttcccaaaattaaattgattttcttttttatgattggCTAGATTTTTATCAGTGGAATGAAAATACAATAGGTGTTATCAATTTAGCGAAGAGATATAGCAAAGGGAATATCGAAAGTAAAGTCAAATGTTTGAAAGGACACattaatttttgttgaaattgaagCATCTAATTTTGTTAATcgtaaataattattttttcattgaaCAAAATTGTTTCCCTACTCTACTTTTCTTTAAATGGCAAAAGAGaaagcatcttttcctcttctaTATCTAACACCTATAGCATTTTTGCccggaaaaatttcaattaggcCCCCGGACCGAGAAAGTTTATGCAAAATATCCCTCACACTTGATCTTGTCTCAAACGATCCCCTACATTTGGCATGTTTGTGCAAATCAAGCCCAAAAGCCAAATGTCGTTGACAAAGAGGCTGCCTCACGTGCGCCTCACATGTGTAATTAAGAAAATGCTATTACAAATCTCAAACTATGTCCGTTGCGAcatatttgtttttaattttattttaatttttttgtgatataaaaaatttcaaagtattatcttgacacatttacctaaaattttcctcatgatataaaaaaatccaaaatttatatttatgtgGCACATTTATCTTCTATCAGATGATTTTTCAGTCAAAATAACATCGTTTTTACTTCACTTAAACTATGTGGATGCCTTGttaccaaaattttctttctggCATTCGTATAAACAAATTTTTAACATTGATAAAATTTTGAGAGAGGGCAAATATATTACACAAAtatgaatttgagattttatggtGCCTTAGAggaaagtttaggattttgggGGTTTTTTCCCCTAATTAAATGGCGATTTTTTTTCACCGGAGTTCCATTAAGGGGTATATTGACACAGATGCATTAAGAGGTAAGAGGTAATTCAAGTCAAGTATGGGGTAGTATGCGAAAATGCTCCAAATTTGAGGGTTAATTAGGCCTTGTTTagtaatgtttttatttctctatttttctttttttttgctatcgaattaaaaaaaaagaataaaaatccgtttaataacatcaactaatttttctattcccgaaaCAAATCATTGGTTAGAgaatatatttagaatagaaacaaaagtagaaaaaacttacttctttGTTGCggagaatgaaaaaagaaatcattttataAATGCCAGCTCAACATAATTTAATGATTATCTTTACACAATTGACACAAGGTCCAATCTCCTAATCCAATATAAATCCCCATTTTgggattaaaaaataaaaatttattaataaataaataattcaaagatTTAGGAAAAAGTTTACAAATTAGACTTTGAATAGTTTTACTAGATTTTAATCTTAATTCTAGTTTAGACttagtttagcataaaaaatgtgaatattttgatgataattagattcaaaattgaataagtttTTAGGGATTTACTATGTTGACTTTTaaatgccatttttttcttttaaataaaatgttaggTCACAAAAGCTTATATTGTGAGTTATAAACTAATGAGTGACTCCAAGTAAGGTTTGCTCTTcttctcaaaaatatatttaactGTTTATTATAATACCCGAAGATTTACTatcaattttcttatattgtgAGTTATAAACTAGTGAGACTTTTTATTACCATTTCCAGCCATTCATCTTCGACTAATTATTATGTTGGATTTTCTTAGGTCATTTTAGAATATCTTGATAAATTAAATCATTACAAAACTCTAGTTTTATTGAAACATAAAATGTTAAGTCTCtctataattaaataaaaaaattgggaataaaatttttaggGTTGAactaaatgcatttttgtttgtcttctatttcaagaatggaaattttatataattaccaaacattttttttactcaaaaactaatttgaaaaatcaaaaatcaaaaaaattatttttgaacatAAGTTATTCTTGGAATGGAAATATTAGCAAACGCATCCTTAGAGAATGATCTCTCTCATCTGATGAAATCTCAAACCTCGGATTTCTACTTGTCGGAATACTAGGAAGTCCGAAACACCTACGAAGATTAGTTGATGAAACCCATCATCGGTCGAGCGACACTGGCGCTAGCGCTGCTCTCTCCTTCGAAATTCAAGCAATCCAACCTCGCATTTCGCTCCAATCCTCGCAAGCGTTTCATCGATCCGCCAGAAGCTTACTCCACAAATGCCACTCCCCCAGCCGGTCCCGGGATCGACCCGCCGTCGCGTGCCCTCCACCTGTTCGACGAATTGTCCGACTGGGACGTCGTCTCGGCTTCGGCCCTGCTCGGACGCTGCGCTCGTGGCCACCGCCACGACGAGGTGATCCGTCTCTTCTCCAGGGTGCTCGCTTCGAGTATCAGGCCCAATGAGTTCACGTTCGGCACCGCGGTTCACTCATCGGTTGTGCTCGGAGACGTTCGCGTGGGGAAGCAGCTCCACGCTTGCGCGATGAAGATGGGCCTCCACTCGATCGTGTTCGTGGGCAGTGCGGTCTTGGATGCGTATGCCAAGTTGAGCACTCTCGATGAGGCTCGCAGGGCTTTCGAAGATACCAGGGAGCCCAATGTGGTATCCTACACGACTTTGATAAGTGGGTACCTGAAGAAGGGTAGCTTTGGTGATGCTCTAGCTCTTTTCGAGAATATGCCGGAGAAAAATGTGGTCTCTTGGAACGCGGTGATTTGTGGCCATAGCCAAGCTGGTCACAGCGAGGAGGCTGTCAATCTATTCATCAGGATGCTGAGGGAAGGGTTTATGCCCAATGAATCCACTTTCCCATGTGCGCTAACGGCATCTGCCAATATTGCAGCTCTTGGGATAGGCAGAAGCTTCCATGGCTTTGCAATTAAGTGCTTGGGTAAGTTTGGCGTGTTCGTGGCCAACTCATTAATTAGTTTCTATGCCAAATGTGGAAGCATGGAAGATAGTCTTTTGGTTTTCGATAAGCAAGTGGGGAAAAATCGTGTTTCATGCAATGCTGTGATATGTGGTTTTGCACAGAATGGGGAGGCAAAGGAAGCTATTAACTTCTTCGAGACAATGCGGACCACGGGATTCGAGCCTAATGGTGTTTCCTATCTTGGTTTGTTGTGGGCTTGTAATCATGCAGGACTTGTCGATGAGGGCTACTCCTACTTCAATAAGGGAAGATTAGAGAACCCCACCATGCTAAAATCAGAGCACTATGCCTGTATGGTTGATTTATTTTCTCGCTGCGGGCGTTTCAAAGAAGCAGAagattttcttaaagatttGCCTTTTGATCCAGGAATTGGATTTTGGAAGGCATTGCTAGGAGGCTGCCAAATTCATTCTAATTTTGAATTGGGGGAACTGGCAGCTCAAAGGATTCTGGCTTTAGATCCTAAAGATGTATCATCCTACGTAATGATGTCTAATGCCCATTCTGTTGCTGGTAGATGGCAGAGTGTCTCGACTTTAAGAAAGGacatgagagagaaagggatGATGAGAGTCCCTGGTTGCAGCtggattgaaataaaaaataaaaatcatgtattTGTAACTGGGGATAGGAATCATATCCAAGAGGTTGATATCTACATggttttgagaatttttatcGAGCATCTGAAGGAGATGGAAGCTTTGAGTCTTGAGAATGAATTTCTTTCATAGGTGACAGGACCACCTTATCAACTGTTGATGGTGAAACTAGACGATGGGAGTGGCGACACTGGAAAATGAACTTCAACCTTTGAGAGACTAGTACCTCTGGAAAAATCTCATGAGGAGCTTCTCTTTGCAACGGTACctatttcctctttcttttgtaCTTAAATTGATGGCTAAGATAGATTCAAGAGTTGATCATACATCAAACATATCACTATGTGACTTCTTGTTGAAAATGGGATAAGGAAATTGGATCTCTGATATCATCAGGAAATTCTCAATCAGAAGGATTGAAAAGGATTTGGTCCTCCTTAAGCTTTTCCTTTCAAAAGTGAGAGTCCTTTAGATTGATATCTGTTACTTGCTTTCATTGACATCCTTA
Above is a window of Eucalyptus grandis isolate ANBG69807.140 chromosome 9, ASM1654582v1, whole genome shotgun sequence DNA encoding:
- the LOC104418192 gene encoding pentatricopeptide repeat-containing protein At5g42450, mitochondrial, encoding MKPIIGRATLALALLSPSKFKQSNLAFRSNPRKRFIDPPEAYSTNATPPAGPGIDPPSRALHLFDELSDWDVVSASALLGRCARGHRHDEVIRLFSRVLASSIRPNEFTFGTAVHSSVVLGDVRVGKQLHACAMKMGLHSIVFVGSAVLDAYAKLSTLDEARRAFEDTREPNVVSYTTLISGYLKKGSFGDALALFENMPEKNVVSWNAVICGHSQAGHSEEAVNLFIRMLREGFMPNESTFPCALTASANIAALGIGRSFHGFAIKCLGKFGVFVANSLISFYAKCGSMEDSLLVFDKQVGKNRVSCNAVICGFAQNGEAKEAINFFETMRTTGFEPNGVSYLGLLWACNHAGLVDEGYSYFNKGRLENPTMLKSEHYACMVDLFSRCGRFKEAEDFLKDLPFDPGIGFWKALLGGCQIHSNFELGELAAQRILALDPKDVSSYVMMSNAHSVAGRWQSVSTLRKDMREKGMMRVPGCSWIEIKNKNHVFVTGDRNHIQEVDIYMVLRIFIEHLKEMEALSLENEFLS
- the LOC104418191 gene encoding iron-sulfur assembly protein IscA, chloroplastic, with translation MAFSAAAISCRPPLRAAPGCSTAAAATATATAVSFPGGPVSLRLRSSGAGRRRSAPIRSASVSAAPASEQLKPAISLTDNALKHLNRMRSERSEDLCLRIGVRQGGCSGMSYTMDFENRENARPDDSIIEYNGFVIVCDPKSLLFLYGMQLDYSDALIGGGFSFTNPNATQTCGCGKSFAAEM